Proteins encoded together in one Musa acuminata AAA Group cultivar baxijiao chromosome BXJ3-6, Cavendish_Baxijiao_AAA, whole genome shotgun sequence window:
- the LOC135641669 gene encoding nuclear poly(A) polymerase 4-like isoform X5 yields MKFKFDGISIDLLYASISQLVVPEDLDISHVSVLYNVDEATVRSLNGCRVADQIIRLVPNIENFRTTLRCLKLWAKKRGVYSNVIGFLGGVNWAILVACVCQLYPNAVPSTLVSRFFRVYTQWRWPNPVRLCDIEEAELGFPVWDSRKNPRDRTHHMPIITPAYPCMNSSYNVSTSTLRVMTEQFQIGNNICEDIELNKTGWGALFEPHPFFETYKNYLQVDIVAADAEDLRSWKGWVESRLRQLTLKIERDTCGILQCHPYPNEYVDPFKQFSHCVFFMGLQRTQGMKIQEGQRFDIRGTVEEFKGDVESYLFWKPGMEIHVTHVRRKQIPSYVFPEGYKRPRPSRPVCQQLTDKTSGEDIREQCGGSLERNCKRKIDADCLDDKPNKPEKHTLISPNQENISISDQQDQAGINNDQKDGKEEERHCKRKIDCLGAKPNKPEKHASVNASRQKISTPDQQDQAGIDEKQKESEKDNQVFKRVDNDSISPSRQPQFSSVTSSISVRSTADGVVETSSGSDARQLANETLYLECGGDSAGDLFCNSESIEEVVLQQFAGSTSSSVGGSQELLQGTSTGMDQLEDGSTQNGVVDELEPNIALGVALKARGGVSADAAQNPSQRHVSVNSFYLGEL; encoded by the exons ATGAAATTTAAATTTGATGGAATATCTATCGATCTTCTTTATGCCAGTATATCACAACTAGTTGTTCCTGAG GATTTGGACATCTCCCATGTATCTGTGCTTTACAATGTTGATGAGGCAACTGTTAGAAGTCTTAATGGCTGCAGAGTAGCGGACCAAATTATACGGCTGGTGCCAAATATTGAG AATTTTCGAACAACTCTCAGATGCTTGAAGCTCTGGGCTAAGAAGCGTGGAGTTTATTCAAAT GTGATTGGATTTCTTGGGGGTGTCAATTGGGCTATCTTGGTTGCTTGTGTCTGCCAGCTTTATCCTAATGCTGTGCCAAGTACGCTAGTATCACGATTTTTCAGAGTTTATACCCAGTGGCGCTGGCCAAATCCAGTAAGGTTGTGTGATATTGAGGAAGCTGAACTTGGGTTCCCTGTATGGGATAGCCGTAAGAACCCACGAGATCGAACTCACCATATGCCTATTATTACTCCTGCATATCCATGCATGAACTCTAGCTATAATGTATCAACAAGCACACTAAGGGTTATGACGGAACAATTTCAAATTGGCAACAATATCTGTGAG GATATTGAGTTGAACAAGACTGGTTGGGGTGCTCTGTTTGAGCCTCACCCTTTCTTTGAGACATATAAAAACTATCTCCAGGTTGACATTGTTGCTGCTGATGCTGAGGATCTAAGGTCATGGAAGGGATGGGTGGAATCTCGTCTGAGGCAGTTGACTCTGAAG ATTGAGAGGGACACATGCGGCATACTGCAGTGCCATCCATATCCCAATGAGTATGTAGATCCTTTTAAACAGTTTTCACATTGTGTTTTCTTTATGGGCTTGCAAAGGACACAGGGGATGAAGATACAAGAAGGTCAGCGATTTGACATACGCGGAACTGTCGAAGAGTTCAAGGGTGATGTGGAGTCGTACTTGTTCTGGAAACCTGGAATGGAAATTCATGTTACTCATGTTCGCAGAAAGCAAATACCCTCTTATGTGTTTCCAGAAGGATATAAGAGACCTCGTCCATCGAGGCCCGTCTGCCAGCAGCTGACTGACAAAACTTCTGGTGAAGATATTCGGGAGCAATGTGGAGGATCCTTGGAGCGAAACTGTAAGAGGAAAATTGATGCTGATTGCTTGGATGATAAACCGAATAAACCTGAGAAACATACATTAATCAGTCCAAATCAGGAGAATATATCAATTTCTGATCAACAAGATCAAGCTGGTATAAATAATGATCAGAAAGATGGGAAAGAAGAAGAACGTCATTGTAAGAGGAAAATTGATTGCTTGGGGGCTAAACCAAATAAACCTGAAAAACATGCATCAGTCAATGCAAGTCGGCAGAAAATCTCAACTCCTGATCAACAAGATCAAGCAGGTATAGATGAGAAACAGAAAGAGTCGGAaaaagataaccaagtctttaagcGAGTCGACAATGATTCTATTAGCCCAAGCAGACAGCCACAGTTCTCTTCTGTCACCAGTAGCATATCAG TTAGGAGTACCGCAGATGGTGTTGTTGAAACATCTAGTGGAAGTGATGCTAGGCAGTTGGCAAATGAGACATTATATCTGGAGTGTGGCGGGGATTCAGCGGGAGACCTGTTCTGCAATTCAGAGTCCATCGAGGAGGTGGTTCTGCAGCAGTTTGCTGGCAGTACAAGTTCCAGTGTGGGTGGCAGCCAAGAACTATTGCAGGGGACCAGCACAGGGATGGATCAATTGGAGGATGGATCAACACAAAATGGTGTGGTAGATGAATTGGAG CCAAACATCGCACTTGGAGTGGCCCTTAAAGCTCGTGGAGGGGTGTCAGCTGATGCTGCTCAAAACCCTTCACAAAGGCATGTTTCTGTGAACTCGTTTTACCTTGGGGAACTCTAA
- the LOC135641669 gene encoding nuclear poly(A) polymerase 4-like isoform X1, with the protein MGSPSPPAPRQYGITKPISTAGPTEADLKRTTELEKFLVDAGLYESEEEALKRENVLGELGKIVKSWVKQLTRQRGYSDQMVEDASAVIFTFGSYRLGVHGPGADIDTLCVGPSYVSREEDFFITLHDILAEIDEVSELQPVPDAHVPVMKFKFDGISIDLLYASISQLVVPEDLDISHVSVLYNVDEATVRSLNGCRVADQIIRLVPNIENFRTTLRCLKLWAKKRGVYSNVIGFLGGVNWAILVACVCQLYPNAVPSTLVSRFFRVYTQWRWPNPVRLCDIEEAELGFPVWDSRKNPRDRTHHMPIITPAYPCMNSSYNVSTSTLRVMTEQFQIGNNICEDIELNKTGWGALFEPHPFFETYKNYLQVDIVAADAEDLRSWKGWVESRLRQLTLKIERDTCGILQCHPYPNEYVDPFKQFSHCVFFMGLQRTQGMKIQEGQRFDIRGTVEEFKGDVESYLFWKPGMEIHVTHVRRKQIPSYVFPEGYKRPRPSRPVCQQLTDKTSGEDIREQCGGSLERNCKRKIDADCLDDKPNKPEKHTLISPNQENISISDQQDQAGINNDQKDGKEEERHCKRKIDCLGAKPNKPEKHASVNASRQKISTPDQQDQAGIDEKQKESEKDNQVFKRVDNDSISPSRQPQFSSVTSSISVRSTADGVVETSSGSDARQLANETLYLECGGDSAGDLFCNSESIEEVVLQQFAGSTSSSVGGSQELLQGTSTGMDQLEDGSTQNGVVDELEPNIALGVALKARGGVSADAAQNPSQRHVSVNSFYLGEL; encoded by the exons ATGGGTAGCCCGTCTCCACCTGCTCCAAGGCAGTACGGTATAACAAAGCCAATCTCGACTGCTGGACCCACTGAGGCTGATCTCAAGAGGACAACTGAACTTGAAAAG TTCTTGGTTGATGCTGGACTCTATGAGAGCGAGGAGGAAGCTCTCAAGAGAGAGAACGTTTTAGGAGAACTAGGCAAg ATTGTCAAAAGCTGGGTGAAACAGTTAACTCGGCAGAGGGGTTACTCTGATCAAATGGTTGAAGATGCAAGTGCAGTAATTTTCACATTTGGATCTTATCGCTTGGGG GTTCATGGACCGGGGGCTGACATTGATACTTTGTGTGTTGGACCTTCCTATGTTAGCCGAGAG GAGGACTTTTTCATTACTTTGCATGATATTTTGGCTGAAATTGATGAAGTTTCTGAACTTCAGCCAGTGCCTGATGCCCATGTTCCTGTTATGAAATTTAAATTTGATGGAATATCTATCGATCTTCTTTATGCCAGTATATCACAACTAGTTGTTCCTGAG GATTTGGACATCTCCCATGTATCTGTGCTTTACAATGTTGATGAGGCAACTGTTAGAAGTCTTAATGGCTGCAGAGTAGCGGACCAAATTATACGGCTGGTGCCAAATATTGAG AATTTTCGAACAACTCTCAGATGCTTGAAGCTCTGGGCTAAGAAGCGTGGAGTTTATTCAAAT GTGATTGGATTTCTTGGGGGTGTCAATTGGGCTATCTTGGTTGCTTGTGTCTGCCAGCTTTATCCTAATGCTGTGCCAAGTACGCTAGTATCACGATTTTTCAGAGTTTATACCCAGTGGCGCTGGCCAAATCCAGTAAGGTTGTGTGATATTGAGGAAGCTGAACTTGGGTTCCCTGTATGGGATAGCCGTAAGAACCCACGAGATCGAACTCACCATATGCCTATTATTACTCCTGCATATCCATGCATGAACTCTAGCTATAATGTATCAACAAGCACACTAAGGGTTATGACGGAACAATTTCAAATTGGCAACAATATCTGTGAG GATATTGAGTTGAACAAGACTGGTTGGGGTGCTCTGTTTGAGCCTCACCCTTTCTTTGAGACATATAAAAACTATCTCCAGGTTGACATTGTTGCTGCTGATGCTGAGGATCTAAGGTCATGGAAGGGATGGGTGGAATCTCGTCTGAGGCAGTTGACTCTGAAG ATTGAGAGGGACACATGCGGCATACTGCAGTGCCATCCATATCCCAATGAGTATGTAGATCCTTTTAAACAGTTTTCACATTGTGTTTTCTTTATGGGCTTGCAAAGGACACAGGGGATGAAGATACAAGAAGGTCAGCGATTTGACATACGCGGAACTGTCGAAGAGTTCAAGGGTGATGTGGAGTCGTACTTGTTCTGGAAACCTGGAATGGAAATTCATGTTACTCATGTTCGCAGAAAGCAAATACCCTCTTATGTGTTTCCAGAAGGATATAAGAGACCTCGTCCATCGAGGCCCGTCTGCCAGCAGCTGACTGACAAAACTTCTGGTGAAGATATTCGGGAGCAATGTGGAGGATCCTTGGAGCGAAACTGTAAGAGGAAAATTGATGCTGATTGCTTGGATGATAAACCGAATAAACCTGAGAAACATACATTAATCAGTCCAAATCAGGAGAATATATCAATTTCTGATCAACAAGATCAAGCTGGTATAAATAATGATCAGAAAGATGGGAAAGAAGAAGAACGTCATTGTAAGAGGAAAATTGATTGCTTGGGGGCTAAACCAAATAAACCTGAAAAACATGCATCAGTCAATGCAAGTCGGCAGAAAATCTCAACTCCTGATCAACAAGATCAAGCAGGTATAGATGAGAAACAGAAAGAGTCGGAaaaagataaccaagtctttaagcGAGTCGACAATGATTCTATTAGCCCAAGCAGACAGCCACAGTTCTCTTCTGTCACCAGTAGCATATCAG TTAGGAGTACCGCAGATGGTGTTGTTGAAACATCTAGTGGAAGTGATGCTAGGCAGTTGGCAAATGAGACATTATATCTGGAGTGTGGCGGGGATTCAGCGGGAGACCTGTTCTGCAATTCAGAGTCCATCGAGGAGGTGGTTCTGCAGCAGTTTGCTGGCAGTACAAGTTCCAGTGTGGGTGGCAGCCAAGAACTATTGCAGGGGACCAGCACAGGGATGGATCAATTGGAGGATGGATCAACACAAAATGGTGTGGTAGATGAATTGGAG CCAAACATCGCACTTGGAGTGGCCCTTAAAGCTCGTGGAGGGGTGTCAGCTGATGCTGCTCAAAACCCTTCACAAAGGCATGTTTCTGTGAACTCGTTTTACCTTGGGGAACTCTAA
- the LOC135641669 gene encoding nuclear poly(A) polymerase 4-like isoform X3, which produces MGSPSPPAPRQYGITKPISTAGPTEADLKRTTELEKFLVDAGLYESEEEALKRENVLGELGKIVKSWVKQLTRQRGYSDQMVEDASAVIFTFGSYRLGVHGPGADIDTLCVGPSYVSREDLDISHVSVLYNVDEATVRSLNGCRVADQIIRLVPNIENFRTTLRCLKLWAKKRGVYSNVIGFLGGVNWAILVACVCQLYPNAVPSTLVSRFFRVYTQWRWPNPVRLCDIEEAELGFPVWDSRKNPRDRTHHMPIITPAYPCMNSSYNVSTSTLRVMTEQFQIGNNICEDIELNKTGWGALFEPHPFFETYKNYLQVDIVAADAEDLRSWKGWVESRLRQLTLKIERDTCGILQCHPYPNEYVDPFKQFSHCVFFMGLQRTQGMKIQEGQRFDIRGTVEEFKGDVESYLFWKPGMEIHVTHVRRKQIPSYVFPEGYKRPRPSRPVCQQLTDKTSGEDIREQCGGSLERNCKRKIDADCLDDKPNKPEKHTLISPNQENISISDQQDQAGINNDQKDGKEEERHCKRKIDCLGAKPNKPEKHASVNASRQKISTPDQQDQAGIDEKQKESEKDNQVFKRVDNDSISPSRQPQFSSVTSSISVRSTADGVVETSSGSDARQLANETLYLECGGDSAGDLFCNSESIEEVVLQQFAGSTSSSVGGSQELLQGTSTGMDQLEDGSTQNGVVDELEPNIALGVALKARGGVSADAAQNPSQRHVSVNSFYLGEL; this is translated from the exons ATGGGTAGCCCGTCTCCACCTGCTCCAAGGCAGTACGGTATAACAAAGCCAATCTCGACTGCTGGACCCACTGAGGCTGATCTCAAGAGGACAACTGAACTTGAAAAG TTCTTGGTTGATGCTGGACTCTATGAGAGCGAGGAGGAAGCTCTCAAGAGAGAGAACGTTTTAGGAGAACTAGGCAAg ATTGTCAAAAGCTGGGTGAAACAGTTAACTCGGCAGAGGGGTTACTCTGATCAAATGGTTGAAGATGCAAGTGCAGTAATTTTCACATTTGGATCTTATCGCTTGGGG GTTCATGGACCGGGGGCTGACATTGATACTTTGTGTGTTGGACCTTCCTATGTTAGCCGAGAG GATTTGGACATCTCCCATGTATCTGTGCTTTACAATGTTGATGAGGCAACTGTTAGAAGTCTTAATGGCTGCAGAGTAGCGGACCAAATTATACGGCTGGTGCCAAATATTGAG AATTTTCGAACAACTCTCAGATGCTTGAAGCTCTGGGCTAAGAAGCGTGGAGTTTATTCAAAT GTGATTGGATTTCTTGGGGGTGTCAATTGGGCTATCTTGGTTGCTTGTGTCTGCCAGCTTTATCCTAATGCTGTGCCAAGTACGCTAGTATCACGATTTTTCAGAGTTTATACCCAGTGGCGCTGGCCAAATCCAGTAAGGTTGTGTGATATTGAGGAAGCTGAACTTGGGTTCCCTGTATGGGATAGCCGTAAGAACCCACGAGATCGAACTCACCATATGCCTATTATTACTCCTGCATATCCATGCATGAACTCTAGCTATAATGTATCAACAAGCACACTAAGGGTTATGACGGAACAATTTCAAATTGGCAACAATATCTGTGAG GATATTGAGTTGAACAAGACTGGTTGGGGTGCTCTGTTTGAGCCTCACCCTTTCTTTGAGACATATAAAAACTATCTCCAGGTTGACATTGTTGCTGCTGATGCTGAGGATCTAAGGTCATGGAAGGGATGGGTGGAATCTCGTCTGAGGCAGTTGACTCTGAAG ATTGAGAGGGACACATGCGGCATACTGCAGTGCCATCCATATCCCAATGAGTATGTAGATCCTTTTAAACAGTTTTCACATTGTGTTTTCTTTATGGGCTTGCAAAGGACACAGGGGATGAAGATACAAGAAGGTCAGCGATTTGACATACGCGGAACTGTCGAAGAGTTCAAGGGTGATGTGGAGTCGTACTTGTTCTGGAAACCTGGAATGGAAATTCATGTTACTCATGTTCGCAGAAAGCAAATACCCTCTTATGTGTTTCCAGAAGGATATAAGAGACCTCGTCCATCGAGGCCCGTCTGCCAGCAGCTGACTGACAAAACTTCTGGTGAAGATATTCGGGAGCAATGTGGAGGATCCTTGGAGCGAAACTGTAAGAGGAAAATTGATGCTGATTGCTTGGATGATAAACCGAATAAACCTGAGAAACATACATTAATCAGTCCAAATCAGGAGAATATATCAATTTCTGATCAACAAGATCAAGCTGGTATAAATAATGATCAGAAAGATGGGAAAGAAGAAGAACGTCATTGTAAGAGGAAAATTGATTGCTTGGGGGCTAAACCAAATAAACCTGAAAAACATGCATCAGTCAATGCAAGTCGGCAGAAAATCTCAACTCCTGATCAACAAGATCAAGCAGGTATAGATGAGAAACAGAAAGAGTCGGAaaaagataaccaagtctttaagcGAGTCGACAATGATTCTATTAGCCCAAGCAGACAGCCACAGTTCTCTTCTGTCACCAGTAGCATATCAG TTAGGAGTACCGCAGATGGTGTTGTTGAAACATCTAGTGGAAGTGATGCTAGGCAGTTGGCAAATGAGACATTATATCTGGAGTGTGGCGGGGATTCAGCGGGAGACCTGTTCTGCAATTCAGAGTCCATCGAGGAGGTGGTTCTGCAGCAGTTTGCTGGCAGTACAAGTTCCAGTGTGGGTGGCAGCCAAGAACTATTGCAGGGGACCAGCACAGGGATGGATCAATTGGAGGATGGATCAACACAAAATGGTGTGGTAGATGAATTGGAG CCAAACATCGCACTTGGAGTGGCCCTTAAAGCTCGTGGAGGGGTGTCAGCTGATGCTGCTCAAAACCCTTCACAAAGGCATGTTTCTGTGAACTCGTTTTACCTTGGGGAACTCTAA
- the LOC135641669 gene encoding nuclear poly(A) polymerase 2-like isoform X4, producing the protein MGSPSPPAPRQYGITKPISTAGPTEADLKRTTELEKFLVDAGLYESEEEALKRENVLGELGKIVKSWVKQLTRQRGYSDQMVEDASAVIFTFGSYRLGDLDISHVSVLYNVDEATVRSLNGCRVADQIIRLVPNIENFRTTLRCLKLWAKKRGVYSNVIGFLGGVNWAILVACVCQLYPNAVPSTLVSRFFRVYTQWRWPNPVRLCDIEEAELGFPVWDSRKNPRDRTHHMPIITPAYPCMNSSYNVSTSTLRVMTEQFQIGNNICEDIELNKTGWGALFEPHPFFETYKNYLQVDIVAADAEDLRSWKGWVESRLRQLTLKIERDTCGILQCHPYPNEYVDPFKQFSHCVFFMGLQRTQGMKIQEGQRFDIRGTVEEFKGDVESYLFWKPGMEIHVTHVRRKQIPSYVFPEGYKRPRPSRPVCQQLTDKTSGEDIREQCGGSLERNCKRKIDADCLDDKPNKPEKHTLISPNQENISISDQQDQAGINNDQKDGKEEERHCKRKIDCLGAKPNKPEKHASVNASRQKISTPDQQDQAGIDEKQKESEKDNQVFKRVDNDSISPSRQPQFSSVTSSISVRSTADGVVETSSGSDARQLANETLYLECGGDSAGDLFCNSESIEEVVLQQFAGSTSSSVGGSQELLQGTSTGMDQLEDGSTQNGVVDELEPNIALGVALKARGGVSADAAQNPSQRHVSVNSFYLGEL; encoded by the exons ATGGGTAGCCCGTCTCCACCTGCTCCAAGGCAGTACGGTATAACAAAGCCAATCTCGACTGCTGGACCCACTGAGGCTGATCTCAAGAGGACAACTGAACTTGAAAAG TTCTTGGTTGATGCTGGACTCTATGAGAGCGAGGAGGAAGCTCTCAAGAGAGAGAACGTTTTAGGAGAACTAGGCAAg ATTGTCAAAAGCTGGGTGAAACAGTTAACTCGGCAGAGGGGTTACTCTGATCAAATGGTTGAAGATGCAAGTGCAGTAATTTTCACATTTGGATCTTATCGCTTGGGG GATTTGGACATCTCCCATGTATCTGTGCTTTACAATGTTGATGAGGCAACTGTTAGAAGTCTTAATGGCTGCAGAGTAGCGGACCAAATTATACGGCTGGTGCCAAATATTGAG AATTTTCGAACAACTCTCAGATGCTTGAAGCTCTGGGCTAAGAAGCGTGGAGTTTATTCAAAT GTGATTGGATTTCTTGGGGGTGTCAATTGGGCTATCTTGGTTGCTTGTGTCTGCCAGCTTTATCCTAATGCTGTGCCAAGTACGCTAGTATCACGATTTTTCAGAGTTTATACCCAGTGGCGCTGGCCAAATCCAGTAAGGTTGTGTGATATTGAGGAAGCTGAACTTGGGTTCCCTGTATGGGATAGCCGTAAGAACCCACGAGATCGAACTCACCATATGCCTATTATTACTCCTGCATATCCATGCATGAACTCTAGCTATAATGTATCAACAAGCACACTAAGGGTTATGACGGAACAATTTCAAATTGGCAACAATATCTGTGAG GATATTGAGTTGAACAAGACTGGTTGGGGTGCTCTGTTTGAGCCTCACCCTTTCTTTGAGACATATAAAAACTATCTCCAGGTTGACATTGTTGCTGCTGATGCTGAGGATCTAAGGTCATGGAAGGGATGGGTGGAATCTCGTCTGAGGCAGTTGACTCTGAAG ATTGAGAGGGACACATGCGGCATACTGCAGTGCCATCCATATCCCAATGAGTATGTAGATCCTTTTAAACAGTTTTCACATTGTGTTTTCTTTATGGGCTTGCAAAGGACACAGGGGATGAAGATACAAGAAGGTCAGCGATTTGACATACGCGGAACTGTCGAAGAGTTCAAGGGTGATGTGGAGTCGTACTTGTTCTGGAAACCTGGAATGGAAATTCATGTTACTCATGTTCGCAGAAAGCAAATACCCTCTTATGTGTTTCCAGAAGGATATAAGAGACCTCGTCCATCGAGGCCCGTCTGCCAGCAGCTGACTGACAAAACTTCTGGTGAAGATATTCGGGAGCAATGTGGAGGATCCTTGGAGCGAAACTGTAAGAGGAAAATTGATGCTGATTGCTTGGATGATAAACCGAATAAACCTGAGAAACATACATTAATCAGTCCAAATCAGGAGAATATATCAATTTCTGATCAACAAGATCAAGCTGGTATAAATAATGATCAGAAAGATGGGAAAGAAGAAGAACGTCATTGTAAGAGGAAAATTGATTGCTTGGGGGCTAAACCAAATAAACCTGAAAAACATGCATCAGTCAATGCAAGTCGGCAGAAAATCTCAACTCCTGATCAACAAGATCAAGCAGGTATAGATGAGAAACAGAAAGAGTCGGAaaaagataaccaagtctttaagcGAGTCGACAATGATTCTATTAGCCCAAGCAGACAGCCACAGTTCTCTTCTGTCACCAGTAGCATATCAG TTAGGAGTACCGCAGATGGTGTTGTTGAAACATCTAGTGGAAGTGATGCTAGGCAGTTGGCAAATGAGACATTATATCTGGAGTGTGGCGGGGATTCAGCGGGAGACCTGTTCTGCAATTCAGAGTCCATCGAGGAGGTGGTTCTGCAGCAGTTTGCTGGCAGTACAAGTTCCAGTGTGGGTGGCAGCCAAGAACTATTGCAGGGGACCAGCACAGGGATGGATCAATTGGAGGATGGATCAACACAAAATGGTGTGGTAGATGAATTGGAG CCAAACATCGCACTTGGAGTGGCCCTTAAAGCTCGTGGAGGGGTGTCAGCTGATGCTGCTCAAAACCCTTCACAAAGGCATGTTTCTGTGAACTCGTTTTACCTTGGGGAACTCTAA
- the LOC135641669 gene encoding nuclear poly(A) polymerase 4-like isoform X2 — MGSPSPPAPRQYGITKPISTAGPTEADLKRTTELEKFLVDAGLYESEEEALKRENVLGELGKIVKSWVKQLTRQRGYSDQMVEDASAVIFTFGSYRLGVHGPGADIDTLCVGPSYVSREEDFFITLHDILAEIDEVSELQPVPDAHVPVMKFKFDGISIDLLYASISQLVVPEDLDISHVSVLYNVDEATVRSLNGCRVADQIIRLVPNIENFRTTLRCLKLWAKKRGVYSNVIGFLGGVNWAILVACVCQLYPNAVPSTLVSRFFRVYTQWRWPNPVRLCDIEEAELGFPVWDSRKNPRDRTHHMPIITPAYPCMNSSYNVSTSTLRVMTEQFQIGNNICEDIELNKTGWGALFEPHPFFETYKNYLQVDIVAADAEDLRSWKGWVESRLRQLTLKIERDTCGILQCHPYPNEYVDPFKQFSHCVFFMGLQRTQGMKIQEGQRFDIRGTVEEFKGDVESYLFWKPGMEIHVTHVRRKQIPSYVFPEGYKRPRPSRPVCQQLTDKTSGEDIREQCGGSLERNCKRKIDADCLDDKPNKPEKHTLISPNQENISISDQQDQAGINNDQKDGKEEERHCKRKIDCLGAKPNKPEKHASVNASRQKISTPDQQDQAGIDEKQKESEKDNQVFKRVDNDSISPSRQPQFSSVTSSISVRSTADGVVETSSGSDARQLANETLYLECGGDSAGDLFCNSESIEEVVLQQFAGSTSSSVGGSQELLQGTSTGMDQLEDGSTQNAKHRTWSGP; from the exons ATGGGTAGCCCGTCTCCACCTGCTCCAAGGCAGTACGGTATAACAAAGCCAATCTCGACTGCTGGACCCACTGAGGCTGATCTCAAGAGGACAACTGAACTTGAAAAG TTCTTGGTTGATGCTGGACTCTATGAGAGCGAGGAGGAAGCTCTCAAGAGAGAGAACGTTTTAGGAGAACTAGGCAAg ATTGTCAAAAGCTGGGTGAAACAGTTAACTCGGCAGAGGGGTTACTCTGATCAAATGGTTGAAGATGCAAGTGCAGTAATTTTCACATTTGGATCTTATCGCTTGGGG GTTCATGGACCGGGGGCTGACATTGATACTTTGTGTGTTGGACCTTCCTATGTTAGCCGAGAG GAGGACTTTTTCATTACTTTGCATGATATTTTGGCTGAAATTGATGAAGTTTCTGAACTTCAGCCAGTGCCTGATGCCCATGTTCCTGTTATGAAATTTAAATTTGATGGAATATCTATCGATCTTCTTTATGCCAGTATATCACAACTAGTTGTTCCTGAG GATTTGGACATCTCCCATGTATCTGTGCTTTACAATGTTGATGAGGCAACTGTTAGAAGTCTTAATGGCTGCAGAGTAGCGGACCAAATTATACGGCTGGTGCCAAATATTGAG AATTTTCGAACAACTCTCAGATGCTTGAAGCTCTGGGCTAAGAAGCGTGGAGTTTATTCAAAT GTGATTGGATTTCTTGGGGGTGTCAATTGGGCTATCTTGGTTGCTTGTGTCTGCCAGCTTTATCCTAATGCTGTGCCAAGTACGCTAGTATCACGATTTTTCAGAGTTTATACCCAGTGGCGCTGGCCAAATCCAGTAAGGTTGTGTGATATTGAGGAAGCTGAACTTGGGTTCCCTGTATGGGATAGCCGTAAGAACCCACGAGATCGAACTCACCATATGCCTATTATTACTCCTGCATATCCATGCATGAACTCTAGCTATAATGTATCAACAAGCACACTAAGGGTTATGACGGAACAATTTCAAATTGGCAACAATATCTGTGAG GATATTGAGTTGAACAAGACTGGTTGGGGTGCTCTGTTTGAGCCTCACCCTTTCTTTGAGACATATAAAAACTATCTCCAGGTTGACATTGTTGCTGCTGATGCTGAGGATCTAAGGTCATGGAAGGGATGGGTGGAATCTCGTCTGAGGCAGTTGACTCTGAAG ATTGAGAGGGACACATGCGGCATACTGCAGTGCCATCCATATCCCAATGAGTATGTAGATCCTTTTAAACAGTTTTCACATTGTGTTTTCTTTATGGGCTTGCAAAGGACACAGGGGATGAAGATACAAGAAGGTCAGCGATTTGACATACGCGGAACTGTCGAAGAGTTCAAGGGTGATGTGGAGTCGTACTTGTTCTGGAAACCTGGAATGGAAATTCATGTTACTCATGTTCGCAGAAAGCAAATACCCTCTTATGTGTTTCCAGAAGGATATAAGAGACCTCGTCCATCGAGGCCCGTCTGCCAGCAGCTGACTGACAAAACTTCTGGTGAAGATATTCGGGAGCAATGTGGAGGATCCTTGGAGCGAAACTGTAAGAGGAAAATTGATGCTGATTGCTTGGATGATAAACCGAATAAACCTGAGAAACATACATTAATCAGTCCAAATCAGGAGAATATATCAATTTCTGATCAACAAGATCAAGCTGGTATAAATAATGATCAGAAAGATGGGAAAGAAGAAGAACGTCATTGTAAGAGGAAAATTGATTGCTTGGGGGCTAAACCAAATAAACCTGAAAAACATGCATCAGTCAATGCAAGTCGGCAGAAAATCTCAACTCCTGATCAACAAGATCAAGCAGGTATAGATGAGAAACAGAAAGAGTCGGAaaaagataaccaagtctttaagcGAGTCGACAATGATTCTATTAGCCCAAGCAGACAGCCACAGTTCTCTTCTGTCACCAGTAGCATATCAG TTAGGAGTACCGCAGATGGTGTTGTTGAAACATCTAGTGGAAGTGATGCTAGGCAGTTGGCAAATGAGACATTATATCTGGAGTGTGGCGGGGATTCAGCGGGAGACCTGTTCTGCAATTCAGAGTCCATCGAGGAGGTGGTTCTGCAGCAGTTTGCTGGCAGTACAAGTTCCAGTGTGGGTGGCAGCCAAGAACTATTGCAGGGGACCAGCACAGGGATGGATCAATTGGAGGATGGATCAACACAAAATG CCAAACATCGCACTTGGAGTGGCCCTTAA